A region of Nitrospirota bacterium DNA encodes the following proteins:
- a CDS encoding DUF454 family protein gives MVKRSFYFVGGIVFIFLGIIGFLLPIIPGFIPFIIGVVMLSRSSKTIRGYMLRIKARYPKQFEKMHELREKMGRHRFK, from the coding sequence ATGGTTAAACGGTCATTTTATTTTGTCGGCGGAATAGTTTTTATATTTTTAGGAATAATAGGGTTTTTACTCCCGATTATCCCTGGTTTTATACCTTTTATTATTGGAGTGGTTATGCTTTCAAGATCAAGTAAGACCATCAGGGGGTACATGCTGAGAATAAAAGCAAGATATCCAAAACAGTTTGAGAAGATGCATGAACTGAGGGAGAAGATGGGAAGGCATAGATTTAAATAG